One Amphiprion ocellaris isolate individual 3 ecotype Okinawa chromosome 5, ASM2253959v1, whole genome shotgun sequence genomic region harbors:
- the rem1 gene encoding GTP-binding protein REM 1, translated as MTLNTQREKEPLRRRGSTPIPPLYQHPSWPQDPRTLGGAQPDPEQPRPQRSHPPLGQSASYHPGDTSLHYRAQWSSESDDDSQSDSDCVYRVVLLGDHGVGKTSLAGIFAGITEKDEQPGEDTYERTLTVDGEETTLIVMDTWENDKLEGEAASSHNDCLKVGSAYVIVYSVTDRSSFDSAAELRITLRRTRQAENLPIILVGNKSDLVRSREVTVEEGRACAIVFDCKFIETSASLQHNVSELFEGVVRQIRLRRDGSEAVQRRHSIYKRKESVTQKARRFLDRLVARNNQRMAVKVRSKSCHDLAVL; from the exons ATGACCCTCAACACCCAGAGAGAGAAGGAGCCCCTGCGGAGGAGAGGCAGCACCCCGATCCCGCCACTCTACCAGCACCCGTCTTGGCCTCAGGACCCCCGGACACTCGGCGGCGCCCAGCCCGACCCGGAGCAGCCCCGACCCCAGCGGAGCCACCCTCCTCTAGGCCAGTCGGCCTCCTACCACCCCGGGGACACATCCCTCCACTACCGGGCTCAGTGGAGCTCGGAATCGGACGACGACTCGCAGAGCGACTCGGACTGCGTCTACAGAGTGGTGCTGCTCGGCGACCACGGCGTCGGAAAGACCAGCCTGGCAGGAATCTTTGCCGGGATCACAGAGAAAGACGAACAGCCTGGAG AGGATACGTATGAGCGAACGCTAACCGTAGATGGAGAAGAAACCACACTCATCGTCATGGATACCTGGGAGAATGACAAACTG GAGGGGGAGGCTGCCTCGTCTCACAACGACTGTTTGAAGGTGGGAAGCGCTTACGTCATCGTCTACTCTGTCACCGACCGGTCCAGCTTTGACTCGGCCGCTGAGCTCCGCATCACGCTGCGACGCACCCGCCAGGCCGAAAACCTTCCCATCATCCTGGTGGGGAACAAGAGTGACTTGGTTCGGTCCAGAGAAGTCACTGTAGAAG AGGGCCGAGCGTGTGCGATTGTGTTCGACTGTAAATTCATCGAGACGTCGGCGTCTTTGCAGCACAACGTCTCCGAGCTGTTCGAGGGCGTGGTGCGACAGATCCGCCTCCGTCGGGACGGCAGCGAGGCCGTCCAGCGCCGACACTCCATCTATAAACGCAAAGAGAGCGTTACCCAGAAGGCTCGGCGCTTCCTGGACCGACTGGTGGCACGCAACAACCAGCGCATGGCGGTGAAAGTGCGATCCAAGAGCTGCCACGACTTGGCCGTCCTCTGA